A region from the Anaerolineae bacterium genome encodes:
- a CDS encoding Thioredoxin yields MSKLEHINSEAFESQVLKASASVLVDFTAVWCGPCKMLEPVLEDLANLWAGQVRIFKVDVDQNPELAMQYNVMGVPTLMLFQGGKVVERLSGYQAKDRLIKALQPHLTTPTSR; encoded by the coding sequence ATGAGCAAATTAGAACACATTAACAGCGAGGCTTTTGAGAGCCAGGTTCTCAAAGCTTCTGCTTCTGTCCTGGTGGATTTTACAGCGGTTTGGTGTGGACCCTGTAAGATGTTAGAACCTGTCCTCGAAGACCTTGCCAATCTATGGGCTGGTCAGGTGCGGATCTTCAAAGTGGATGTGGATCAAAACCCTGAACTTGCCATGCAATATAACGTGATGGGTGTTCCGACCTTGATGTTATTTCAGGGGGGCAAAGTAGTAGAGCGTCTTAGTGGTTATCAAGCGAAAGATCGTTTGATTAAGGCGCTCCAGCCCCATCTAACTACCCCGACCAGTCGGTAG
- a CDS encoding Transmembrane component NikQ of energizing module of nickel ECF transporter produces the protein MHVHFLDPYQHRQSLIHAMDGRVKLVLAVAFILTTSLTPNGAWAAYILLFALLISAELLSELPIGYFLRRAFLALPFVLAALPLPFTVPGDILAEFSVGRVALHISTEGLIRLLSIAIKSWLSVQVAVLLTVSTPFPDLLQAMRALKLPRLLVAVFGLMWRYLFVLVDEALRLMRARSARSSQHPVGNYRTGRTISWRAQVTGSMAGSLFLRAFERSDRIYLAMLARGYDGEVRLRPLPPLTRLQWLSLLSGIALLLLILALGQFLLLLR, from the coding sequence ATGCATGTTCATTTTCTCGATCCCTATCAACACCGCCAGAGCCTCATTCATGCAATGGACGGGCGAGTAAAGCTCGTCTTAGCGGTCGCATTTATTCTGACCACTTCTCTAACGCCAAATGGCGCATGGGCAGCCTATATATTGCTGTTTGCGTTGTTGATCTCCGCTGAACTCTTGAGTGAATTGCCGATTGGATACTTTCTGCGGCGAGCGTTTTTGGCCTTGCCCTTTGTCTTAGCCGCTTTGCCATTACCTTTTACCGTACCTGGAGACATTCTGGCTGAATTCTCGGTGGGAAGGGTTGCATTGCACATCTCAACGGAAGGTTTAATTCGCTTGCTCAGCATTGCCATCAAGTCCTGGCTATCTGTTCAGGTGGCTGTTTTGCTGACAGTGTCAACACCTTTCCCGGACCTGCTCCAGGCAATGCGGGCTTTAAAATTACCGCGCTTGTTGGTTGCGGTGTTCGGATTGATGTGGCGCTACCTGTTTGTCCTGGTGGATGAAGCCTTGCGTCTGATGCGGGCGCGGTCGGCGCGCAGCAGCCAGCACCCCGTGGGCAATTATCGCACCGGTCGCACCATCAGCTGGCGGGCGCAGGTGACCGGCAGCATGGCCGGGAGTCTTTTCCTGCGCGCTTTCGAACGCTCTGACCGCATCTATCTGGCTATGCTGGCGCGTGGCTATGACGGGGAAGTTCGTCTCAGACCTCTCCCGCCTCTCACGCGCTTGCAGTGGCTATCTTTGCTCAGCGGGATTGCCTTATTGTTGCTGATCCTGGCTTTGGGACAATTTCTGCTACTATTGAGGTAA
- a CDS encoding putative nucleoside triphosphatase yields the protein MSWLEDLFGTPKPIIAMCHLIALPGDPAYDPQKGMDFVVERAAADLRALQQGGVDAVMFSNEASIPYLTQTERITAVAMARIIGELKSQIRVPFGVNVLWDAEASVDLAVATGAKFIREIFSGVYGSDFGLWNTNAGATVRHLHRLGGKDIKLLFNIVPEAAAYLGNRDIADIARSTVFNCQPDALLVSGLTAGQETSTAVLQRVKEAVGKTPVFANTGVRLENIEAQLHIADGAIVGTTFKRDGYIWNEVDGERVRVFMEKVRQIRGQ from the coding sequence ATGTCCTGGCTTGAAGACCTGTTTGGCACCCCCAAACCGATTATTGCCATGTGTCATTTGATTGCCCTACCCGGTGATCCAGCTTATGATCCCCAAAAGGGGATGGATTTCGTGGTAGAACGCGCTGCCGCCGACCTGCGGGCATTGCAACAGGGCGGCGTTGATGCGGTGATGTTCTCCAATGAAGCCAGCATCCCCTACCTCACCCAAACTGAACGCATTACCGCTGTCGCCATGGCGCGTATCATCGGTGAATTAAAAAGCCAGATTCGCGTCCCCTTCGGTGTCAATGTACTCTGGGACGCCGAAGCCTCGGTTGATCTGGCGGTTGCAACTGGCGCAAAATTTATTCGCGAGATCTTCAGCGGAGTCTATGGTTCGGATTTTGGACTGTGGAATACCAACGCTGGCGCAACGGTGCGACACCTGCACCGCCTGGGTGGAAAGGACATCAAGCTCCTCTTTAACATCGTCCCTGAAGCAGCTGCCTATCTCGGCAACCGCGATATCGCCGATATCGCCCGTTCGACAGTCTTCAACTGTCAGCCAGACGCCCTGCTCGTCTCTGGACTGACCGCCGGGCAGGAGACCTCAACGGCTGTCCTGCAGCGGGTCAAAGAAGCAGTCGGGAAGACGCCCGTCTTTGCCAATACCGGCGTCCGTTTAGAAAATATCGAAGCCCAACTTCACATCGCTGATGGGGCGATCGTCGGGACAACCTTCAAACGGGATGGCTATATCTGGAACGAAGTAGATGGCGAACGTGTGCGGGTGTTTATGGAGAAAGTACGCCAGATTCGCGGCCAATAA
- a CDS encoding Phosphoenolpyruvate-dihydroxyacetone phosphotransferase, whose protein sequence is MKKLINHPENVVREELEGIALAHADLVRVHFDPHFIYRADSPRPGKVAIVSGGGSGHEPMHGGFVGYGMLDAACPGAVFTSPTPDQMLEAARAVHSGSGVLFIVKNYTGDVMNFEMAADLAMAEGIEVQSVIIDDDVAVENSLYTAGRRGVGTTVLAEKICGGAAEAGYSLAQLADLCRKVNGWGRSMGMALTSCTVPHVGKPTFDLPEDQMEIGIGIHGEPGRTRLPLKSADEIVEMLMEPILNDLPFKAGDEVLLFVNSMGGTPLIELYIAYRKAHRIAEQHGLRVVRNLIGPYITSLEMAGCSITLLKMDEELRRFWDAPVRTPALRWG, encoded by the coding sequence ATGAAAAAGTTAATCAACCATCCTGAGAATGTGGTGCGCGAGGAGCTGGAAGGGATAGCCTTAGCCCATGCGGATTTGGTCAGGGTGCATTTTGACCCTCATTTTATCTACCGCGCCGATTCCCCTCGCCCAGGTAAAGTGGCGATTGTTTCAGGAGGTGGTTCAGGACATGAACCAATGCACGGCGGTTTTGTGGGCTATGGCATGTTGGATGCTGCCTGTCCTGGTGCAGTTTTTACTTCTCCGACTCCCGACCAGATGCTGGAAGCCGCCAGGGCTGTCCATAGCGGAAGCGGGGTTTTATTCATTGTCAAGAACTACACCGGCGATGTGATGAACTTTGAGATGGCGGCTGATCTGGCGATGGCAGAAGGGATTGAGGTGCAAAGTGTCATTATTGATGACGATGTGGCGGTCGAGAACAGCCTCTACACCGCCGGAAGGCGAGGGGTGGGGACGACCGTGCTAGCCGAGAAAATTTGCGGCGGAGCTGCCGAAGCCGGTTATTCCCTTGCCCAGTTAGCCGATTTGTGCCGTAAAGTGAATGGCTGGGGGCGCAGTATGGGAATGGCGTTGACTTCCTGTACGGTTCCGCATGTGGGTAAACCAACGTTTGACCTGCCCGAAGACCAAATGGAAATAGGTATTGGCATCCATGGTGAACCCGGTCGGACGCGGCTGCCGCTCAAGAGCGCTGATGAAATCGTTGAAATGTTAATGGAGCCCATCCTGAATGACCTGCCATTTAAAGCTGGTGATGAGGTCTTGCTCTTTGTGAATAGCATGGGCGGGACACCGCTGATTGAACTCTATATCGCTTATCGCAAAGCCCATCGGATTGCCGAGCAACACGGCTTGAGAGTGGTGAGAAACCTGATTGGTCCCTACATCACCAGTCTGGAGATGGCGGGCTGTTCCATTACCCTGCTGAAAATGGACGAAGAATTGCGGCGCTTCTGGGATGCACCCGTGCGGACTCCAGCGCTTCGTTGGGGATAG
- a CDS encoding Cystathionine beta-lyase, type II — translation MTNNFDQIIPRRATNSLKWDTYPEDVLPMWVADMDFRSPPAVIEALHQAVEHGIFGYPSGLHNEPNQRNELREILVERMARLYAWQIQPEDIYFVPGVVVGFNLAAHALGEVGCNLVVQPPVYPPILGAAANAGMQRVDNPLIPHLNEAGMLHYEIDFDHLEQAITPETRLFLLCNPHNPTGRVFTHSELERLAEICLRHGVAICSDEIHGDLIFQPHQHLPIASLDPEIARNTITLMAPSKTFNIPGLQFSFAIVPNREWRQRLEAAGQGLVSWINALGWVAALAAYRQGEEWLKEVMRYLQANRDFLVQWIEEHLPNIPHTCPEGTYLAWLDCRPLNLPNDPYTFFIQEAKVAFNDGKAFGKEGKGFIRWNFACPRPVLEEACDRIAQAVKRLAPEVKRYS, via the coding sequence TTGACCAATAACTTTGATCAGATCATTCCGCGCCGCGCGACAAATAGCTTGAAATGGGATACCTATCCAGAAGATGTCTTGCCGATGTGGGTTGCCGATATGGATTTCCGTTCCCCGCCGGCGGTGATCGAGGCACTGCATCAGGCGGTCGAGCATGGCATTTTTGGTTATCCCAGTGGCTTGCATAACGAACCCAACCAACGCAACGAGTTACGTGAAATCCTGGTGGAAAGGATGGCGCGTCTCTATGCCTGGCAAATCCAGCCTGAAGACATCTACTTTGTGCCCGGTGTGGTTGTCGGGTTCAATCTGGCCGCACACGCCTTGGGCGAAGTCGGATGTAATCTCGTCGTACAGCCACCGGTTTATCCACCAATCTTAGGCGCGGCAGCCAACGCAGGCATGCAGCGCGTGGATAATCCCCTGATCCCACACTTGAATGAAGCAGGGATGCTGCATTATGAGATCGATTTTGACCATCTGGAGCAAGCCATCACCCCAGAGACGCGTTTATTTCTGCTCTGTAATCCGCACAATCCAACCGGGCGAGTCTTTACCCACTCAGAACTCGAGCGTCTGGCAGAGATTTGCCTGCGCCACGGCGTGGCAATCTGCTCTGATGAAATCCATGGCGATCTCATCTTTCAACCTCACCAGCACCTTCCTATTGCATCCTTAGACCCTGAAATTGCTCGCAACACGATTACCTTGATGGCACCGAGCAAAACCTTCAACATCCCCGGTTTACAGTTTTCGTTCGCCATCGTCCCCAATCGAGAGTGGCGTCAACGCTTAGAAGCAGCCGGTCAGGGTTTAGTTAGCTGGATCAATGCCCTGGGGTGGGTAGCTGCACTGGCAGCCTATCGTCAGGGAGAGGAATGGCTGAAGGAAGTAATGCGATATCTGCAAGCGAATCGGGATTTTCTTGTGCAATGGATAGAAGAACACTTGCCAAACATCCCTCATACCTGTCCAGAGGGCACTTATCTGGCCTGGCTGGACTGCCGTCCTTTGAACCTTCCAAATGACCCCTACACCTTTTTTATCCAGGAGGCAAAAGTAGCCTTCAATGACGGCAAAGCCTTTGGTAAGGAGGGGAAAGGCTTTATCCGCTGGAACTTTGCCTGCCCGCGTCCCGTTCTCGAAGAAGCCTGTGACCGCATCGCCCAGGCGGTTAAGCGGCTTGCACCAGAAGTTAAGCGCTACTCATAG
- a CDS encoding Ferric uptake regulation protein FUR, producing MTHCHTTIHSLRQLGFRITPQREIIIETLAHSDTHLSAEELHQRLKPRSKTINLATVYRTLDLLVEQGYATRLLDREGKFLYATRQQSRHLHLICRKCGRTYPAEYEGLQPFLEQIKKTYGFQVEVEHLTFSGLCSNCSQST from the coding sequence ATGACTCATTGTCACACGACGATCCATTCCCTGCGTCAATTGGGGTTTCGAATTACACCGCAACGCGAGATTATCATCGAAACCCTCGCCCACAGCGATACGCATCTATCTGCCGAAGAGCTCCACCAGCGCCTGAAACCGCGCAGTAAAACCATCAATCTGGCCACCGTCTATCGCACGCTGGATTTACTGGTGGAGCAAGGCTATGCCACCCGCTTGCTAGACAGAGAGGGGAAATTCCTCTATGCCACTCGTCAACAAAGCCGCCACCTGCACTTGATCTGTCGAAAATGTGGCCGCACCTACCCTGCCGAGTACGAAGGATTACAACCATTTCTGGAACAGATAAAGAAAACCTATGGCTTTCAGGTGGAGGTGGAACACCTCACCTTCAGTGGGCTCTGCTCCAATTGTTCTCAATCTACTTAG
- a CDS encoding Phosphoenolpyruvate-protein phosphotransferase of PTS system, whose product MIGLVIVSHSRKIAEGLAQMIRQVAPSQAQIAFAAGVGEAHQEIGTDALEIVQAIRSVFSDSGVLVLMDLGSAVLSAELALDFMTEEERQKVRLCPAALVEGALAVAAQLSLTDDLNRLCEEAQYALTSKQSHLGFLTETPFPSQTSVAEPSGGEQHSIIVRLNNPHGLHARPATQLIQTVSQYDARVWIANLDRHTANVEAVSLNALLTLGATQGHRLQITACGRQAGDVLAALQVLIAGWGRAAAAEETPLLSQAVGRSEVSQPIEHELNTITAIPIVEGIAVAPLVFWRPSLVETRPSSVVSPTEEWQRLQIALQKVEGDLQVRYERLKNQLGDDKAAIFQAQKLFLRDPTLIDRVRQLVFEGNVSAFQAWKQACEQIATSLQEADDPYLRQRALDIFDVSRLVLTHLSGNEAEKIHLTEAAILAAEELTPNQVAELDPQTVRGVILMGGGATSHSAILLRGLGIPAVGGVDIFALGLSDGDWVGMDATCGLLWLKPTPQVRADLEEKAQKWKSARHHLLQTAQIPAQTKDGFRLEMLANVGSLVEGRLAAQSGAEGIGVLRTEFLYQNRSTPPAESEQLQVYCQLAEILKPYTVVVRTLDVGGDKLPAYLSLPAEANPYLGLRGIRVSLRYPELFLTQIRAILRAADPYPISLLLPMIATLEEFEQVQQLLLQAHEELSQAGVPHRYPISIGIMVETPAAVILAPQFATQVDFFSVGTNDLTQYTLAAERGNVALEAYHDALHPAILCQIQQVVEAAHKRGKRVTVCGEVAGEPEALPLLVGLETDELSMNPNSIPQQKAILRKIDRNAACFLAQKALRCSNAAQVRQLARNFLAEIGQGQS is encoded by the coding sequence TTGATTGGCCTGGTGATAGTTTCGCATAGCCGAAAGATCGCTGAAGGATTGGCGCAAATGATTCGTCAGGTTGCGCCGTCCCAGGCGCAGATTGCCTTTGCGGCGGGGGTTGGAGAGGCGCATCAGGAGATCGGCACGGATGCCCTCGAGATTGTGCAGGCAATTCGCTCTGTATTCTCCGATTCTGGGGTGCTGGTGCTCATGGACCTGGGTAGCGCTGTTTTAAGCGCTGAACTTGCCCTGGATTTCATGACCGAAGAAGAACGTCAAAAGGTGCGCCTTTGCCCGGCTGCGCTGGTCGAAGGGGCGCTTGCCGTAGCAGCTCAATTGAGCCTGACCGATGATTTGAATCGGCTCTGCGAAGAAGCCCAATATGCCTTGACTTCCAAGCAGTCCCACCTCGGATTTTTAACTGAAACGCCCTTCCCATCTCAAACTTCGGTTGCCGAACCATCGGGGGGAGAGCAACATTCGATCATTGTGCGTTTGAACAACCCCCATGGCCTGCATGCCCGCCCGGCGACCCAATTGATCCAGACGGTTTCGCAGTATGACGCCCGGGTTTGGATAGCCAACCTGGACCGTCACACAGCGAACGTAGAAGCGGTGAGCTTAAATGCCTTGCTGACTCTCGGTGCAACTCAAGGGCATCGTTTACAAATCACAGCTTGCGGACGGCAGGCTGGTGATGTACTGGCTGCTCTTCAAGTTTTGATCGCTGGCTGGGGCAGAGCAGCCGCCGCTGAAGAAACACCTTTGTTATCCCAAGCGGTAGGAAGGAGCGAAGTCTCCCAACCAATAGAACACGAACTGAACACCATTACCGCCATTCCGATTGTGGAGGGCATTGCCGTTGCTCCACTGGTGTTTTGGCGCCCTTCACTGGTTGAAACCCGCCCTTCTTCGGTCGTTTCTCCTACTGAGGAATGGCAACGCCTGCAGATTGCGCTTCAAAAGGTGGAAGGCGATCTGCAAGTGCGCTATGAGCGTCTCAAAAATCAGCTGGGGGATGACAAAGCTGCAATCTTCCAGGCTCAAAAACTCTTCTTACGCGATCCCACCCTGATAGACCGCGTCCGCCAGCTTGTTTTTGAGGGTAATGTGAGTGCCTTTCAGGCCTGGAAACAGGCCTGTGAGCAAATCGCAACGTCTCTCCAGGAGGCCGATGACCCCTATTTGCGCCAGCGCGCTTTGGATATTTTCGATGTCTCCAGGCTGGTCTTAACGCATCTAAGCGGGAATGAAGCAGAAAAAATTCATTTGACCGAGGCGGCTATCCTGGCTGCTGAGGAATTGACCCCGAATCAGGTTGCCGAGCTTGATCCCCAAACGGTGCGTGGCGTGATCCTGATGGGAGGCGGCGCGACCTCTCACAGCGCAATTTTGTTACGAGGCTTAGGGATACCTGCTGTTGGGGGAGTGGATATCTTTGCTCTGGGTTTGAGCGATGGCGATTGGGTCGGGATGGATGCCACCTGCGGATTGCTCTGGCTGAAACCAACTCCGCAAGTGAGAGCCGATCTTGAAGAGAAGGCTCAGAAGTGGAAAAGCGCTCGCCACCACCTCTTGCAAACTGCCCAAATCCCTGCCCAAACGAAGGATGGTTTTCGTCTTGAGATGCTGGCAAATGTTGGCAGTCTGGTCGAAGGTCGCCTGGCTGCACAGAGCGGGGCAGAGGGGATTGGTGTTTTGCGCACCGAATTTTTATACCAAAATCGCTCTACTCCACCGGCGGAGTCGGAACAGCTTCAGGTCTATTGTCAACTTGCTGAAATCCTGAAACCCTATACGGTGGTTGTCCGCACCTTGGATGTCGGGGGGGATAAATTGCCAGCCTACCTCTCTCTACCTGCTGAAGCCAACCCTTACCTGGGTTTGCGCGGCATCCGGGTAAGCCTGCGCTACCCGGAGTTGTTCTTAACCCAAATCCGAGCAATTTTGCGCGCTGCCGACCCGTATCCGATCAGCCTTTTACTCCCCATGATTGCCACCCTGGAGGAGTTCGAGCAGGTTCAGCAACTCCTGCTTCAGGCGCATGAAGAACTATCCCAGGCAGGTGTGCCTCATCGCTACCCCATCTCCATTGGTATCATGGTTGAAACGCCCGCAGCAGTGATCCTGGCGCCTCAGTTTGCCACGCAAGTGGATTTTTTCAGCGTGGGTACGAATGATCTCACCCAATATACCCTTGCGGCAGAGCGCGGCAATGTTGCTTTGGAAGCCTATCACGATGCCTTACATCCGGCGATCTTATGCCAGATCCAACAGGTTGTCGAGGCGGCTCATAAACGCGGAAAACGGGTAACTGTGTGCGGAGAGGTAGCGGGTGAACCCGAAGCGTTGCCGCTGCTGGTGGGTTTAGAGACGGATGAGTTGAGTATGAATCCCAATAGTATCCCGCAGCAGAAAGCGATTTTACGAAAGATTGATCGGAATGCCGCTTGTTTTTTGGCGCAAAAGGCACTCAGATGCAGCAATGCCGCACAGGTGCGTCAACTGGCGCGCAATTTTTTGGCTGAGATCGGTCAAGGGCAAAGTTAG
- a CDS encoding Hypoxanthine-guanine phosphoribosyltransferase, translating into MYPTPPEIERILVTQEQIEQRVAELARQINQDYASVERLYIIGILKGAFIFLADLTRHLTIPHAVDFMALSSYGKTTVSGAVRILMDVREPLEGQHVLIVEDIVDSGHTLNYLTHLINNRKPASLRTCVLVRKQRNGIDVTVDYLGFTIPDVWVVGYGLDYADRFRTLPYVAELKREVYSAR; encoded by the coding sequence GTGTATCCAACCCCACCCGAAATTGAACGAATTCTTGTCACCCAGGAACAGATCGAACAACGGGTTGCTGAACTTGCCCGGCAAATCAACCAGGATTATGCGTCCGTTGAACGACTGTATATTATCGGAATTCTGAAGGGTGCATTTATCTTTCTCGCAGACCTCACCCGCCATCTTACCATCCCCCATGCAGTAGATTTTATGGCTCTTTCCAGCTACGGAAAAACGACCGTATCGGGGGCGGTGCGAATCCTGATGGATGTACGCGAGCCCCTCGAAGGGCAGCACGTGTTAATTGTCGAAGACATCGTCGACTCTGGCCATACCCTGAACTATCTAACGCACCTTATCAACAACCGCAAACCGGCTTCTTTACGCACCTGTGTCCTGGTGCGCAAACAACGGAATGGCATTGATGTCACCGTAGACTATCTCGGTTTCACCATCCCCGATGTATGGGTGGTCGGTTACGGCCTGGACTACGCCGACCGGTTCCGCACCTTACCTTACGTGGCAGAGCTCAAGCGAGAAGTTTACAGTGCAAGATAG
- a CDS encoding Periplasmic divalent cation tolerance protein CutA, whose product MTTHQNDLILVLITAPSVEVAEQLARQLLQERLAACVNLIGSVHSLYWWEGEIQSDSEILLIVKTRRTGFEERFIPFVKAHHPYQVPEILAVPILTGNNQYLQWLMQETRPKSA is encoded by the coding sequence ATGACGACCCATCAAAACGACCTTATTCTTGTCCTGATAACCGCCCCCTCGGTCGAGGTCGCCGAGCAGTTGGCGCGACAACTATTGCAGGAACGCCTGGCTGCATGCGTCAATCTGATCGGCAGTGTGCACTCTCTGTATTGGTGGGAGGGTGAAATTCAATCCGACTCAGAAATCTTGCTGATTGTCAAAACCCGGCGCACGGGGTTTGAAGAGCGTTTTATCCCTTTTGTCAAAGCCCATCACCCTTATCAGGTGCCGGAAATCCTTGCAGTGCCCATCTTAACCGGTAACAATCAGTACTTACAATGGTTGATGCAAGAGACCCGGCCAAAATCTGCCTAG
- a CDS encoding ATPase component NikO of energizing module of nickel ECF transporter: MHHSIEVRNLTFRYPDGHLALDQVNLVISPGEKAALVGPNGAGKSTLLLHLNGILQGQGEVRVCGLNLNDKKNLPKVRGMVGLVFQNPDDQLFSPTVYDDVAFGPLYQGLPQEEVERRVQNALQAVHMETYARRVSHHLSVGEKKRIAIATVLSMQPEVLVLDEPTAGLDPRARRNLIHLLAELNMTMLISTHDMHLVQELFPRMIIMDQGRIIADGETERLMQDVAFLEAHGLEAPKG; encoded by the coding sequence GTGCATCACTCGATTGAGGTTCGCAATCTTACTTTTCGCTATCCCGATGGACACCTGGCGCTCGATCAGGTCAATCTCGTGATTTCTCCTGGCGAAAAAGCAGCCCTGGTAGGACCGAATGGCGCCGGAAAATCCACCCTGCTTCTGCACTTGAACGGCATCTTGCAAGGACAGGGAGAGGTGCGCGTTTGTGGATTGAATTTAAACGACAAAAAGAACCTCCCAAAAGTGCGCGGGATGGTAGGGCTGGTCTTTCAAAACCCCGATGACCAACTCTTCTCCCCAACGGTTTATGACGATGTTGCCTTTGGACCACTTTATCAGGGTTTACCGCAGGAAGAAGTGGAACGGCGTGTTCAGAATGCCTTGCAAGCTGTTCACATGGAAACATATGCCAGGCGAGTTTCGCATCATTTGAGCGTGGGAGAGAAAAAGCGCATCGCCATTGCCACCGTGCTTTCGATGCAACCGGAGGTGCTGGTTCTGGACGAACCAACCGCTGGCTTAGATCCGCGCGCCCGGCGGAATCTAATCCACCTGTTGGCTGAATTGAACATGACCATGCTCATCTCCACGCATGACATGCATCTCGTCCAGGAACTGTTCCCGCGCATGATTATCATGGATCAGGGACGCATCATTGCCGATGGCGAAACCGAGCGTCTGATGCAAGATGTTGCCTTCCTCGAAGCACACGGGTTGGAAGCGCCAAAGGGATAA
- a CDS encoding Phosphoenolpyruvate-dihydroxyacetone phosphotransferase — MLTTTDFLHWIERCAHVIAEQRDYLVELDAAIGDADHGANMDRGFQAVLQKLAQETPGDCGALLKLVAMTLISTVGGAAGPLYGTFFLQMATKLAGKGEVSAEEWAIALEAAVQGVQQRGKAEPGDKTMLDALAPAVVALRASLVNGKPFAEALQAAAQAAEQGMKETIPLVARKGRASYLGERSAGHQDPGATSAYYLLQAAADSWSGID; from the coding sequence ATGTTGACCACAACAGATTTCCTTCACTGGATCGAACGCTGTGCGCACGTGATTGCTGAACAGCGGGATTATTTGGTCGAGTTGGACGCTGCTATTGGGGATGCCGATCACGGCGCCAATATGGATCGTGGCTTTCAAGCCGTTTTGCAAAAATTAGCCCAGGAGACCCCCGGCGATTGTGGGGCATTGCTCAAACTGGTTGCCATGACGCTGATCTCAACCGTAGGAGGCGCCGCTGGTCCCCTCTATGGGACATTTTTTCTCCAAATGGCGACGAAATTGGCCGGCAAGGGAGAGGTTTCGGCTGAGGAATGGGCAATTGCATTGGAGGCGGCGGTGCAAGGAGTACAACAACGCGGCAAGGCAGAACCCGGTGACAAGACTATGCTGGATGCCCTTGCACCGGCGGTGGTTGCTTTACGCGCTTCTTTGGTGAATGGCAAACCCTTTGCGGAAGCGCTTCAGGCGGCCGCCCAGGCGGCTGAACAGGGAATGAAAGAGACGATTCCCCTCGTCGCCCGTAAGGGGCGGGCAAGCTATTTGGGTGAACGCAGCGCCGGTCATCAAGACCCCGGCGCGACATCCGCTTACTATCTACTTCAAGCGGCTGCGGACAGTTGGTCGGGGATCGACTAG
- a CDS encoding Substrate-specific component NikM of nickel ECF transporter, which yields MVYSPTPMHIPDGFLSTGVSVVMWIVSIAVIAYSLKRVGNELGERQVPFMGVLAAAIFAGQMLNFTVVGGTSGHLLGAALATILLGPWAAVIVMTSVVAIQALIFQDGGLVVLGANLFNMAIIGVAVAYMVYRTIYRLSNGRQWGIFVGGFIAAWASIELAALACALELAASGTSPANVAVPAMGGIHALIGIGEGLITLGALAFLYATRRDLPTAGESSATQGKLVWGVGLAIALLLAIFSPLASAYPDGLEWVAEEHGFIETAQGPLYEIIPDYVFPGVSNEALATILAGIVGTLIVFGVALAIGYARRKRQAA from the coding sequence ATGGTCTATTCACCAACCCCCATGCACATTCCCGATGGGTTCCTGTCCACAGGGGTTTCCGTGGTCATGTGGATCGTTAGCATTGCCGTTATCGCCTACTCCCTGAAACGAGTCGGGAACGAACTGGGTGAACGACAGGTGCCCTTCATGGGCGTCCTGGCTGCAGCAATCTTTGCCGGACAGATGTTGAACTTCACTGTCGTTGGAGGTACATCGGGCCACCTGCTTGGGGCTGCTCTGGCGACGATCCTGCTCGGCCCCTGGGCAGCAGTGATCGTCATGACCAGTGTAGTAGCCATTCAAGCCCTGATCTTTCAAGACGGCGGGCTGGTCGTTTTGGGAGCGAATTTGTTCAATATGGCGATTATTGGTGTTGCTGTAGCTTATATGGTCTATCGAACCATCTACCGACTGAGCAACGGAAGACAGTGGGGCATTTTTGTCGGTGGTTTTATTGCCGCCTGGGCTTCTATTGAGCTGGCAGCCCTGGCTTGCGCGTTAGAACTGGCCGCTTCTGGCACATCTCCCGCCAATGTTGCTGTCCCAGCCATGGGCGGCATTCACGCCCTGATCGGAATTGGTGAAGGGCTAATTACGCTTGGCGCCCTGGCATTCCTTTACGCGACCCGTCGCGATCTACCCACGGCTGGCGAGAGTTCGGCTACGCAGGGCAAACTGGTGTGGGGGGTAGGATTAGCCATCGCTTTGCTCTTAGCCATCTTTTCGCCGCTTGCTTCCGCCTATCCCGATGGTCTGGAGTGGGTCGCCGAGGAACACGGCTTTATCGAGACCGCCCAAGGGCCGCTTTACGAAATTATCCCTGACTACGTTTTCCCGGGCGTTTCCAATGAAGCTCTGGCAACCATTCTGGCTGGAATTGTCGGCACGTTAATTGTCTTTGGGGTGGCTTTGGCGATTGGTTACGCCCGCCGAAAGCGGCAAGCAGCCTGA